A DNA window from Acropora palmata chromosome 12, jaAcrPala1.3, whole genome shotgun sequence contains the following coding sequences:
- the LOC141859966 gene encoding uncharacterized protein LOC141859966 → MNRCRVFVLFGISFVLLLCLVFMPSDLAPNKNIILEIWKFQNSTQNSDRLENKNTELPARGARLHLIIQFPIFNPSLGLGEKGSKERQEEVTYCLQRNLLSPHIQAIHILCETSQDHLFVKALNLNMDWKLVFYVLGHRMTYKDAFQYASLNLLGKSTIIMNADNYVHAGFEYLDANILSNKTMYTLTRHEIPKNGSQCNIRDFCGPKARYIGSHDAWVFRLLAPIPGKILQKINYRPNFVGIEQVLMFHLRTSGGFTIRNPCKILHIVHHHCSQKTRIKNDRHVNGKRLDEFLGVGVHTRGGLVVAPFSGL, encoded by the exons ATGAACAGATGCAGAGTTTTTGTGCTGTTTGGGAtatcatttgttttgttgttgtgtctCGTGTTCATGCCATCTGACCTGGCTCCTAATAAGAATATCATTTTGG aaatatggaaatttcaaaattccaCTCAAAACAGTGATCGcttggaaaataaaaacactgaGTTACCGGCAAGAGGAGCCAGACTGCATCTGATTATTCAGTTTCCAATTTTCAACCCCTCATTGGGTTTAGGCGAGAAAGGATCAAAAGAGCGACAGGAAGAGGTTACCTACTGCCTTCAGCGAAACTTACTCAGTCCTCAC ATTCAGGCGATTCATATTCTCTGTGAAACAAGCCAGGACCACCTGTTTGTGAAAGCTCTTAATTTAAACATGGACTGGAAGCTTGTATTTTACGTCCTTGGTCATCGCATGACCTACAAAGATGCCTTTCAGTATGCATCATTAAACCTGTTAGGTAAAAGCACGATAATAATGAATGCGGATAACTACGTTCATGCAGGATTTGAGTACTTAGATGCAAATATATTGAGCAACAAAACCATGTATACCTTAACGAGACACGAAATACCGAAAAATGGCTCTCAATGCAATATTAGGGATTTTTGTGGCCCCAAAGCTAGATATATCGGCTCCCATGATGCTTGGGTTTTCAGGCTACTGGCACCAATTCCCGGTAAAATTCTTCAGAAGATCAATTATCGACCAAACTTTGTAGGAATTGAACAAGTTTTGATGTTTCATCTACGAACATCCGGGGGATTTACCATAAGGAACCCTTGCAAAATTTTGCACATTGTTCATCACCACTGCAGCCAAAAGACTAGAATAAAGAATGACAGACATGTCAATGGAAAAAGACTTGACGAATTTCTTGGTGTCGGAGTACATACTAGAGGAGGCCTTGTCGTGGCCCCATTTTCTGGTCTCTAA
- the LOC141860251 gene encoding uncharacterized protein LOC141860251 isoform X2 has product MAHFKMAGEPPATRGKYKTWMLDPNVPIPRTTKWRIFNTTKSLDQHRETSDAWLSDQEDRGSFETANESDESDRIDPSDEPSAMSNEIHIQVDPDMCSDYEETSDEEDDDTFIFSSESEPDETPDEICLENVGNINDEDDTLLYQNAGISKMAALLIFHLFVAEHKLSNRAMEDLIRLINILLPSGHKFVRSGYLLKKYFVTLFQESLPKRHKYCSVCKGSIAALSNSCGNEHCQAANATVKEFLEIDLQKQLSRFYQDPEFVKNLHYRFSQDYLNEENILDIFSGSSYKELLKPGGFLGSDSPLNLSFSFYTDGINPFKSSNKQHLWPIFLMINELPPELRQSKKYLLLAGLWCSHKKPNMLTFGRPVIDAICDLHNNGMTVTTTAGETTVHATLLLSTEDLQAKALVTNMKQFNGENGCSTCLDTGKIRGRNSLHRTWPYNRHLKYRTHKSVIKCASEATKLGTP; this is encoded by the exons ATggcacatttcaaaatggcgggagAGCCCCCGGCaacaagaggaaaatataaaacttGGATGTTAGATCCCAACGTGCCGATTCCTCGAACTACAAAATGGCGGATATTTAACACCACAAAATCTTTAGATCAGCACAGAGAAACAAGTGATGCCTGGCTTTCTGATCAAGAAGATCGGGGTTCATTCGAAACTGCAAATGAATCCGACGAGTCAGACAGAATAGACCCTTCAGATGAACCATCTGCAATGTCAAATGAAATACATATACAGGTCGACCCAGACATGTGTTCAGACTATGAAGAAACGAGCGACGAGGAAGACGACGacacttttattttctcatcaGAAAGTGAACCAGATGAAACACCTGATGAAATTTGCCTTGAAAATGTTGGCAACATCAATGACGAAGATGATACTTTGCTTTACCAGAACGCTGGAATTTCCAAGATGGCTGCTCTTTTGATTTTCCATCTTTTTGTTGCAGAACATAAACTGTCAAATCGTGCGATGGAAGATCTGATCCGTTTGATAAATATTCTGTTACCAAGTGGACACAAGTTCGTTCGTTCAGGTTAtctgttgaagaaatatttcgTCACTTTGTTTCAAGAATCTCTACCAAAGAGGCACAAATACTGTTCTGTTTGCAAGGGCAGTATTGCAGCTTTAAGTAACTCCTGTGGTAACGAACATTGTCAAGCAGCTAATGCAACAGTCAAGGAGTTTTTGGAAATTGATCTCCAAAAACAGTTGTCAAGATTTTATCAAG ATCCTGAGTTTGTGAAGAATCTCCATTATCGGTTCTCCCAAGACTAtctgaatgaagaaaatatccTCGACATTTTTAGTGGATCATCATATAAAGAGCTTCTTAAACCGGGGGGATTCCTTGGATCAGACAGTCctttaaatttgtcattttcattCTATACTGATGGTATCAATCCTTTCAAGTCCTCAAACAAGCAACATCTGTGGCCCATATTCCTCATGATTAATGAGCTTCCACCTGAGTTAAG GCAGTCTAAAAAGTATCTTCTTCTTGCTGGACTATGGTGCTCTCACAAAAAGCCTAACATGCTTACTTTTGGACGTCCAGTGATAGATGCAATTTGTGATCTTCACAATAATG GAATGACTGTGACCACAACAGCAGGTGAAACAACTGTTCATGCTACTTTGCTTCTCTCCACTGAGGACCTACAGGCCAAAGCTCTGGTCACAAATATGAAGCAATTCAATGGAGAAAATGGTTGTTCCACTTGTCTTGACACTGGGAAGATAAGAGGGAGAAACAGCCTTCATAGGACATGGCCATACAATCGCCACTTGAAGTACAGGACACACAAATCAGTCATCAAATGTGCTTCAGAGGCTACAAAACTTGGAACGCCT taa
- the LOC141860251 gene encoding uncharacterized protein LOC141860251 isoform X1: MAHFKMAGEPPATRGKYKTWMLDPNVPIPRTTKWRIFNTTKSLDQHRETSDAWLSDQEDRGSFETANESDESDRIDPSDEPSAMSNEIHIQVDPDMCSDYEETSDEEDDDTFIFSSESEPDETPDEICLENVGNINDEDDTLLYQNAGISKMAALLIFHLFVAEHKLSNRAMEDLIRLINILLPSGHKFVRSGYLLKKYFVTLFQESLPKRHKYCSVCKGSIAALSNSCGNEHCQAANATVKEFLEIDLQKQLSRFYQDPEFVKNLHYRFSQDYLNEENILDIFSGSSYKELLKPGGFLGSDSPLNLSFSFYTDGINPFKSSNKQHLWPIFLMINELPPELRQSKKYLLLAGLWCSHKKPNMLTFGRPVIDAICDLHNNGMTVTTTAGETTVHATLLLSTEDLQAKALVTNMKQFNGENGCSTCLDTGKIRGRNSLHRTWPYNRHLKYRTHKSVIKCASEATKLGTPVKGVKGASIFMGHHSLVHGPLF, encoded by the exons ATggcacatttcaaaatggcgggagAGCCCCCGGCaacaagaggaaaatataaaacttGGATGTTAGATCCCAACGTGCCGATTCCTCGAACTACAAAATGGCGGATATTTAACACCACAAAATCTTTAGATCAGCACAGAGAAACAAGTGATGCCTGGCTTTCTGATCAAGAAGATCGGGGTTCATTCGAAACTGCAAATGAATCCGACGAGTCAGACAGAATAGACCCTTCAGATGAACCATCTGCAATGTCAAATGAAATACATATACAGGTCGACCCAGACATGTGTTCAGACTATGAAGAAACGAGCGACGAGGAAGACGACGacacttttattttctcatcaGAAAGTGAACCAGATGAAACACCTGATGAAATTTGCCTTGAAAATGTTGGCAACATCAATGACGAAGATGATACTTTGCTTTACCAGAACGCTGGAATTTCCAAGATGGCTGCTCTTTTGATTTTCCATCTTTTTGTTGCAGAACATAAACTGTCAAATCGTGCGATGGAAGATCTGATCCGTTTGATAAATATTCTGTTACCAAGTGGACACAAGTTCGTTCGTTCAGGTTAtctgttgaagaaatatttcgTCACTTTGTTTCAAGAATCTCTACCAAAGAGGCACAAATACTGTTCTGTTTGCAAGGGCAGTATTGCAGCTTTAAGTAACTCCTGTGGTAACGAACATTGTCAAGCAGCTAATGCAACAGTCAAGGAGTTTTTGGAAATTGATCTCCAAAAACAGTTGTCAAGATTTTATCAAG ATCCTGAGTTTGTGAAGAATCTCCATTATCGGTTCTCCCAAGACTAtctgaatgaagaaaatatccTCGACATTTTTAGTGGATCATCATATAAAGAGCTTCTTAAACCGGGGGGATTCCTTGGATCAGACAGTCctttaaatttgtcattttcattCTATACTGATGGTATCAATCCTTTCAAGTCCTCAAACAAGCAACATCTGTGGCCCATATTCCTCATGATTAATGAGCTTCCACCTGAGTTAAG GCAGTCTAAAAAGTATCTTCTTCTTGCTGGACTATGGTGCTCTCACAAAAAGCCTAACATGCTTACTTTTGGACGTCCAGTGATAGATGCAATTTGTGATCTTCACAATAATG GAATGACTGTGACCACAACAGCAGGTGAAACAACTGTTCATGCTACTTTGCTTCTCTCCACTGAGGACCTACAGGCCAAAGCTCTGGTCACAAATATGAAGCAATTCAATGGAGAAAATGGTTGTTCCACTTGTCTTGACACTGGGAAGATAAGAGGGAGAAACAGCCTTCATAGGACATGGCCATACAATCGCCACTTGAAGTACAGGACACACAAATCAGTCATCAAATGTGCTTCAGAGGCTACAAAACTTGGAACGCCT GTGAAAGGAGTTAAAGGTGCTTCAATCTTCATGGGCCATCATTCATTGGTTCATGGGCCCCTGTTTTAA
- the LOC141860249 gene encoding uncharacterized protein LOC141860249, with the protein MICVTVWFSFKESQRHYVKYFKSKNFEKTHRTQGAVGGLPDDYSAVKMSRNKVLGTAQQLSELKANTWADVDVGESQAWKGLIIKTGKSRNELARCELAFLKFLDRHADNKENIPLSNFFEQWENVDNSDDENSCVELEGETKKEIKAKKVKNGVKHLKLTEEPNDVQLEARSTESRDCEFSKGKKGAKTGKKRQKHSDNSVDFQNKQEKKLKRDEACAQATMNRKQSEDIFQQLKNYVQQGSFDESEDEVDHNLFINDSEINVDNADDCLLLNQPNQNHRQSFLEKLQEMFATSTKAIHSRFDDIEKAIALLNDRQQGTEKKLEELASKISGKAKLSRPPPVNVVVSHSSPHPNSGATGASVICATPQTSNVSDDCSPVRKPLRDSNNDPDLDSTTTEKIGYVGNRKFSVKASPESIRRAEELARGVPKALAFNRLNLLVDLKTQSESNISGQNGKKALDGNILAAIQSHLAMHFDWDREELEKNWKREPLNLRQRIADKCRNLNKTKKKI; encoded by the exons ATGATTTGTGTGACAGTCTGGTTTTCGTTTAAGGAATCGCAACGCCATTATGTCAAATACTTCAAAAGCAAGAACTTCGAGAAAACCCACAG AACACAAGGAGCTGTTGGTGGACTACCGGATGACTACTCGGCTGTGAAAATGTCACGGAATAAAGTGTTGGGAACTGCCCAACAACTTAGCGAGCTAAAGGCAAATACATGGGCTGATGTGGACGTTGGTGAGTCACAGGCGTGGAAAGGACTTATCATAAAAACTG gCAAATCACGCAACGAACTTGCAAGGTGCGAACTCGCATTTTTGAAGTTCCTTGACCGACATGCGGACAACAAAGAGAACATTCCCTTGTCCAATTTTTTCGAGCAGTGGGAAAATGTTGATAACAGCGATGACGAAAATTCTTGTGTTGAG CTTGAAGGTGAAAccaagaaagaaattaaagcaaaaaaggtgaaaaatggAGTGAAGCATCTAAAACTTACAGAAGAGCCAAATGATGTACAG TTAGAAGCAAGAAGTACAGAATCAAGAGATTGTGAGTTTTCTAAAGGAAAGAAGGGAGctaaaactggaaaaaagagGCAAAAGCATTCAGACAATTCAGTTGACTTTCAG aacaaacaagaaaagaaattgaagagagATGAAGCTTGTGCTCAAGCAACAATGAACCGAAAGCAAAGTGAAGATATTTTTCAGCAACTTAAAAACTATGTGCAg CAAGGCAGCTTTGATGAATCTGAAGATGAGGTGGATCACAATCTGTTCATAAATGATTCAGAGATAAATGTTGACAATGCTGATGACTGCTTGCTACTAAACCAGCCAAACCAAAATCATAGACAGAGCTTCCTTGAAAAGTTGCAG GAAATGTTTGCCACATCTACCAAGGCAATCCACAGCAGATTTGATGATATTGAGAAAGCTATTGCTTTATTAAATGATAGGCaacaaggaactgaaaaaaaactaGAGGAACTGGCCTCAAAAATTTCAGGAAAGGCTAAG CTCTCAAGGCCACCTCCAGTGAATGTGGTGGTTAGCCACTCATCACCTCATCCCAACAGTGGTGCAACAGGAGCTTCAGTGATTTGCGCTACCCCTCAGACTAGCAATGTCAGTGATGATTGTAGTCCAGTGAGGAAACCACTACGGGATTCAAACAATGATCCAGACTTGGATTCTACGACTACTGAAAAAATAG gTTATGTTGGAAATAGGAAGTTTTCTGTAAAAGCTTCTCCAGAATCAATCAGGAGGGCTGAGGAGCTGGCAAGAGGAGTGCCTAAAGCATTGGCCTTTAATCGCCTCAACCTGTTAGTTGATTTGAAGACCCAGTCTGAGTCCAACATATCTGGGCAGAATGGAAAAAAAGCTTTGGATGGTAATATCCTAGCAGCAATTCAGT CACACCTTGCCATGCATTTTGACTGGGATAGAGAAGAGctagaaaaaaattggaaacgGGAGCCTCTTAATCTACGCCAAAGAATTGCAGACAAATGCAGAAAtttaaacaagacaaaaaaaaagatttaa